The Cololabis saira isolate AMF1-May2022 chromosome 5, fColSai1.1, whole genome shotgun sequence genome segment GATATCCGATGTAAAGTGGAAACCTGGCGGATTGAGCTCCGTAGATCCCGCTGACAGACgcgaaaacaacatttttttggcgTCAAAAGTTTCTCCGGTAAAAGTTTCAAGTCAGGCGACAGCCGCCATGTTGGCCCCTGGACGACGGCGTCCGCCGAGGGTCAAAGGAAAAGGCGCTTCGCGGAGAAGATGCTTGTTTTTCcgagcctgatttatggtcctgcgttaaaacgacggcgtagtgtacgcggcgacgcacatttacaccgttggtgtaacgcggaaccataaatcagactcagtcatttcatcaatggatgtggttttactgctatttcaacatttagagccatcaccaaaaaaataacaccagaatagtaacttatttgacaatttttaccggtttcaagtaaattttcacttgaaataagtagaaaaatcttattacttgttccactggcagatgtttctacttattttaagtgaaaatctacttgaaacaggtgaaaattgttgttttttccagtaatgagtcttgttttaaggcTGTATAAGTTATACAAATGTATATTTAGAGACATTAAAATCAGGATGTATAAAAGGCTAAGTAATTTCTTGTGAATTTGTGGTGGGATTAGACTGCAGGTTGCCACGGTGAGGTAAATACATTGAAACTGAACACTTTCTGTCATTTAAATGCTACAAGTATGTTGCTTTTAGAAAGTCCTCTTGCGTGAGAAGACTAAATTTCCAtctttatgatgtaaaattgaggTTGATATAGAAATACTTTTTAATTTCTAGTTCATCCACCCTCTTCTTCTACTAATTTTTGCACATTAGTTCTTGATTTGAGTAACTTTCTGTCATTTACAGGCTTCTAGCTGAAGAAACCACAAAACAGTGATAGTGACAGATTTTTCTccattttgatgaaaaatgtataggTCTACGGGGTGAAAACTTAATGCTTAAAgcaatttaaaggaaaaattgttttgttttttcactctCCCTGTTACATTTCTGTAACAGTCATTAAATGTTCACATCTATTGGGGATTTTTGGCAATAATTATTCTTTTGGAAACCACATCACATAAAGTTGCATTGTCATCCTTTTATAATGTCATCAGTTTgggaaaaacatgttcaagcTCAATGAAAGGGAATTGAAAGGGAATTTAAAAGCAGTCTGACGAAtatttaagttaatttaaatacatttcaaaagGTAACCCCCTGTGTTTAATATAGGCCTATTGAAACCGCCTACATTTTGTCTAAGTTTTCTAATAAAATCTTTTTTGGTATTTCTATGCATACAttgggtattattattattaatatttatattaaatctaTTATTTAAAGctacttttttattgttttgattctGGCATTAGTGCAAAGGGTGTCTGAAATCACATATGATAGAGTTAAAATTCAAGTGAAATATCTTGTGGGGCATGAACCTtgagttttattttataatggttaccatggtaactccCAGATCGAAACAAGTGGACTTCAAGAACAAACCTCACGACTTCATGAAAAGGTATTTGGGATAAAGCTTCAGGACTTCGCAGGGTTCCATGAACAAAACAATTGACGTTTATCAGATAAAACTGTGACGTGAACTGGGGAGTGTTAGTTGCGATGGCGTGACACTCTTTCATTGTTGGtatcgtttgttttgttttcaatcCAGCGAGGCCTCGGCGAGACGTGTGAGGGGCCTTGATGCTGCAGGACTTTGTTCAACAATAAATAACATATCAAATGTGAATATcagagtataaaaaaaaaaaggacctaaaataatattaataataatcacaCCAACACAAATATGTCACATTTACATTCATTTATAAAGAGAAATACAACCATTCTAAAAGCACACATTGTTCTGCATTATTGAAAATGTTGATATTGAAGATGAACCATGCAAATGggccaaaaaacaaaagaaaaaaaaattactggaAGACACGTCACGAAGcaaactcaaactctgagtatGTGTAGCACTTTTCTCTTCTGGTCCTGGAAATGATATGGAAATAAAACGGCATTTACGTCGACAGTGAAAATGTTTCTTGTTCCTTTTACACCATAAACGAGAAGTTTGTGCGCATCGTTTGGCCCGAAGAAGCTCGACATCTGTCTATTAATGTGGGATGACCATGAATTTCTGCGGGGGCAGATTAAATATGAGCGTACAAGGCACCTGATACTGAATggcatttgtagtttttttcttttttaaagcccCGTCATCGGAGTTGAATTTAGTGATAACCTTTGGAATCGGTGATAAAGTGccactaatttaaaaaaataataagcaTCAACATTAGTCGATTCTTTCATTCACACTCACAATCCCAAGAACAGTCATGCGATCGGGCCGTTTAAGGACCGGCGGGAACACGCACTCACGCTTCACCTGGTAGTGTCATCAGCTAAAACCCGTCTGCGCAGCAACAGCCACGTCAGATCTGCCCCGACTCGCTGGAATCTGCAGCATTTccccattttttttctctctttttttctttaaagtgaGTCTCTTAAAAAAAACGTAAATTAGTGCAAACCTCTGCAGTTGGGGTGAGTTTTCCTTAAATCAGGAGCTCAGATTTGCATCCGAGGATACTGGTGCGGTCGAGTCCATTTCATGCGTCAGCGACTAACAATTCTGTACTTTTTCTGCTTCAGGACAAAAAAGTCTTGGAAATCTGAAGAAACTCTGATTTGACAACTATGAGGATgatagaagtaaaaaaaaaaaaaagaaaaagaaaagaagtatAATCTATTCTGCACGCGTACCTTTTCTTACACAAAAAAGTAAACAGTTACATCTTCACTTACGTAAACCTAGTTAAACACTCCTACTCGGTGGttctgaaaatgtttaaaatgctaCAAATACCACTATCTTGTAAAAGATACACAAATCATTCAGAAGATTGGCATCGCCACACGTTACACCGGACAACACCAATGTTTGACTAAGAATATAGATTTCAAAACaaccgtttttttgttttttttgttttgtttcgttTCGTAAAAGTAAATGCACATCAAGAATCGTCAGAGAGTGCAGCTGCGTGACTGACAGAAGCAAGCGTACCAGTCCACTCGTCCCGTCCGCCTCCGGCGCGGTCAAAGCTCCCGTCGGACCGTCTGTGTTGCGGGATTTGGCGTTGGCACCGCGCCGCCTGCGACACTAGCTTATTCAAACAGAGACAGTAAAGAACGTCGACAAGCTGACTTGGAATTACCGAGAGATGACGTGGAGATCGGGGGTTAAAATTTCGATTGGGAGAtgatgggaggggagggggggggttaaaaaTCTTAAGGGCATTCAATTTCCAACTCTTAAAAAAAGCCAAGCGTTTTTTATCAAAATATATCCATCTTAGTGTCAAATGTGTGTGTAGCTCTCAGAGGATATGAGAAAATATTCTGTAAACTTCTCTCTTTCACACTGTGCAAatcgcattttttttttccaagaagAGGGGGAGGGAGAATGGTCCGtggacttcgcggccatccgttttttgttttgaaatgacaaaataaaaatagagaaataatccaaaataatccgtttcccatcttttgttttgataataaagaaCGGAAAACGGAAagttatccgttatccgttatccgatttcattgatgtgtttgaaaatcgaaattgggaattaaaacagcgagtggaaaactcttttctctatttcctattcgtttccaaggatactgaaaacaaggattggacaaatggggggattgcacatgcgcagtaataaatgaagaaagttgtttctggttcttttgttgatcagattgaaaattaacagttttagattttttttaatgttgaaaaagaaaataaatcaaatatgaaacctgagtttaatctgtaatctgtcttcactcagtcatgatgttgtgacagtccgttcagctgcagcgtccaatcaataacatgtactgaactctaacatactgccccccctgttggaaacgaataggaaatagagaaaagagttttccactcgctgttttaattcccaatttctattttcaaacacatcaatgaaatcggataacggataacgatcTGTTTTccacggattattttggattagttctctatttttattttgtcatttcaaaacaaaaaacggatgacCGCGAAGTAAACGGACCGAGAATAATGCAGCAGGTAGAAATTTGGCAGCGCAGcagtaggaggggaggagacaggTCCATGGAGAGGGAGAGCAGGGGTTGCTGgttcagctctgcagcaggaTGGGGTCCTCCAGCTCGTGGAATCCGGGCACCGAGCTGCTCTGGCTCTCCCCCGAATCCGAGTCGTACGCCGTGTCCGGCAGCTCGGCGAAGCCCCAGGCCAGCTGGTCGTCCTCCAGCTCGGAGCGCGCCGCCGCCGGCAGGTCGGCGCAGTCCTCCTCCTCGTTGGAGTTAAAGTCCTGAGGGATGTAGAGCATCTCGGGGTAGTTGCGCGACACCAGGTCGCTGGTGGTGGCCAGCGACACCTTGCGGAAGGCGATGAGGTGCATGTGCGAGTACTTGACGTACTTGCAGCGCTTGAAGCCCAGCGACTCCACCGCCACGCGCCAGCTGCGCATCATGAGCGTGTGGCGGTTCTGGTGGGACGAGTCGGGCGTGATGATGAGCAGCAGGCcgtgcagctccagcagctcgtGCGCCTTCTTGCAGCAGATCCAGCGCTGGTACGGGGAGGGGAAGTAGGACAGCAGCAGGGAGAAGACGGCCACGTGGAAGAGCTGGGCGGGCAGCGCGTCGATGGGGCTGCGCAGCTGCCGCAGGAACGCCTCCACCGCGTCGCCCGCCAGCTGGAgcggctgctgcagctgcaggttcaggAAGTCGCACTTGTACACACTCTGAAACAGAAGAGTCACGgctcagcagaggtgtcaagtaacaaagtacaaatactttgttaccttggAAAGTAATTAAT includes the following:
- the LOC133443700 gene encoding S-adenosylmethionine sensor upstream of mTORC1-like, coding for MNPGDNVETGETELRPGSCCRPIPSEEPCRRQQEKLSGVVKNLHRKLRRKYREVGDFDKIWREHCEDEQTLSEYALAMKNLADNHWTKNCDGESRIEWCRSVCQEYFLDGGMKRVLEKDAKSATLAAGLTSAPVGAQAYGPVPSSISQRGKMRLLDVGSCFNPFLRFDEFLTVGIDIVPAVESVYKCDFLNLQLQQPLQLAGDAVEAFLRQLRSPIDALPAQLFHVAVFSLLLSYFPSPYQRWICCKKAHELLELHGLLLIITPDSSHQNRHTLMMRSWRVAVESLGFKRCKYVKYSHMHLIAFRKVSLATTSDLVSRNYPEMLYIPQDFNSNEEEDCADLPAAARSELEDDQLAWGFAELPDTAYDSDSGESQSSSVPGFHELEDPILLQS